CCGCCGGTTTTTCCATTAAATGGTTTGGATTTAATGAATGAGCTAAAAATGAAGCCGAGCAAGGAACTTGGCGAACTACTTAGAAAATTTGAAGAATTGTGGGAGCAAGAAAATTACCAACTCACAAAAGATGATATGATAAATATCATAAGGCAGAATTGATAGGCTTTTATTATATTTCAAAAAGTTTTAAGAATATACCATAATACGCACTCAGGTTTTGAGCCGGAAACATAATTGGCATCATCTTCATCTGCTGCAGAATCTGTGCAATCTCCAATTGATTGTGAAGTAATCACTTTGCCGCTATAAGCAAAGCCGTCATCAATTTTTTCATCGATGAACTTAATTTGATCGCCTGTTAGCAAGCCTTTCCCCAAGTTTGAGCAACTTAGAGGTACGGAGGAAATTCTCATTAGAGATGTGCTATATGAAGTTGTAGATGTTGAAGATTCGGCATCATTATCAACACTAATAAATCCAAAAGAGATTCCATCTAATGATAATTTGGGGTATCTATTTCCTACTTCGCAATCAGCGTGAGAGTCCGCTGTAATTGCCGTAAATGTTGTATCTAAAATTTTTGATAATTCAAAATGTTTCCAAGCTTTATAAGTTTCTGTTTGATTATCATATATTAGATTTCCAGTTCCATTACATCTTGCAGAAGTATTAGCACAATTTGTTCCCCAGATTGTGAAAGCATTATCCATATCACCGGGTAATTGCTTATATTGCTCTTGAAATCTAGTATGCAGTGCTGCATATTGTGTAATTTCCTTTGATAAAGTTTGCATTCTTGAAATTTCAATTAGATACTGCCCCCCTAAGATGCCAGTAATTATTAGTGCAACTATTACTAAAACGATTACAAGCTCAATAATTGTGAAGCCTTTCTTGCTATTTTTCATATAAAATTTTTCAAAAAATAATTTTTTATCTTATTATCCATTTATATTTTAAGCAATAATATAAGATTTTCTATGGCTATTCTTACATCAGTGACCCATATCACGCATTATAAATATGACAGATTAGTAAGTTTATCTCCGCAATCTGTGCGTTTAAGGCCGTCACCGCATTGTAAAATTCCGATTAAATCTTATTCGCTAAAAATTTCACCCGCTGAACATTTTTTGAATTGGTATCAAGATATTTACGGCAATTGGGTTGCAAACATTGTGTTTCCTGAGAAAATTAATGAATTCAAAATTGAAGTTGATGTTAAAGCGGAGGTTAGAATTATCAATCCGTTTGATTTTTTTATTGATAAACAATTTGAAAATTTTCCGTTTGAATATGATGCAAAAACTAAAGATGAATTATTCGCCTATCTAAAACCCACAGAAAATGGTGAGAAATTGATGGGTTTTATCAAGGAAATTTTAGGCCTCAAGAAAAATCAAGATTTACAAAAATTTTTATCTTCAAAAAATTTTAATAGAAATACTATTGATTTTATCGTTGAGGTAAATCGCAAGGTTAATAAGGCTCTAAACTATATAATCCGCCTTGAACACGGCGTTTATTCTTGTGAGGAAACTTTAACTAAAAAATATGCTTCCTGCCGAGATATGGCTTGGCTTCTATGCAATATCTTCCGTCATCTTGGCATTGCAGCAAGGTTTGTTTCGGGATATTTAATCCAGCTTAAACCAGACGAAAAGCCAGTTGATTCTGATCTCGTTGGAGTTGAAAATGATGTTGTGGATCTACACGCTTGGACAGAAATTTATATGCCTGGTGCCGGCTGGGTTGGGCTTGATGCAACTTCTGGCTTGCTTGCAGGTGAGGGTCATATCCCTCTTTCAGCTGCCCCTCATTATGAAAATGCTGCACCAGTTTCAGGGCTTGTTGATTATTGCGAATGTGTAATGCATCACCATATGGAAGTGCATAGAGCGTTTGAAGATGCAAGAGTTACCAAGCCTTTAAGCAATATTGAGTGGAATGAAATTGAAGCCCTAGCCAAAGAAGTTGATAAAGATATAAAA
This genomic window from Rickettsiales bacterium contains:
- a CDS encoding type II secretion system protein, translating into MKNSKKGFTIIELVIVLVIVALIITGILGGQYLIEISRMQTLSKEITQYAALHTRFQEQYKQLPGDMDNAFTIWGTNCANTSARCNGTGNLIYDNQTETYKAWKHFELSKILDTTFTAITADSHADCEVGNRYPKLSLDGISFGFISVDNDAESSTSTTSYSTSLMRISSVPLSCSNLGKGLLTGDQIKFIDEKIDDGFAYSGKVITSQSIGDCTDSAADEDDANYVSGSKPECVLWYILKTF